One part of the Nostoc sp. PCC 7120 = FACHB-418 genome encodes these proteins:
- a CDS encoding S8 family peptidase — protein sequence MRRLILLCLFVIGLVSAVFGFLSFQGLAAKGEFETILLDFREDIPAEVIKQDLQAIAQQYNVTPQLDNKFSEQDHVYIIKGDRQRLKALQKSSFAKATEIIEPNYIYRLTPPAKPVWLGEILGSEQGQEFNPSLIGPNDEYYSKQWNLHKIGVEGAWTQTKGSGITVAVIDTGVTQVRDLKETKFVQGYDFVNDRVEATDDNGHGTHVAGTVAQATNNKYGVAGVAYEASLMPLKVLSAYGGGTVADIAEAIKFAADKGADVINMSLGGGGESQLLKDAINYAHNKGVVIIAAAGNENDSSASYPARYPHVIGVSAFGPDGEKAPYSNFGAGVDISAPGGSDAGAILQETINEQGEGVFLGLQGTSMAAPHVAGVAALIKASGVKEPDAILEVLKQSARVIQDDGLNYYGAGQLNAEAAVKLAAQGQISFQDFFRWLRDNGYLNPRFWFDGGAVALLPKILMVVGSYLLAWFLRVYLPFPWSWSLSSGLIFGSSGLFFLKGIYIFDLPQWPFRVLGSSIPELGNTLQGSSALNPVFASVLIPILLIALLLGHPSWKWFAIGSTLGVAACLTVSAVLDPVVWGLNDVNLARIFLIINALLCYALARLALKNEEKTA from the coding sequence AAGATATTCCAGCCGAGGTGATCAAACAGGATTTACAAGCGATCGCTCAACAATACAACGTTACACCCCAATTAGATAATAAATTCTCAGAACAAGATCATGTTTATATTATCAAAGGCGATCGCCAGCGACTCAAAGCGTTGCAAAAATCTTCCTTTGCTAAAGCCACAGAAATTATTGAGCCGAATTATATCTATAGGCTAACTCCACCAGCCAAACCGGTTTGGTTGGGAGAAATCTTAGGAAGCGAACAAGGCCAAGAGTTTAACCCCTCCTTAATTGGCCCCAACGATGAATATTACAGCAAACAGTGGAACCTCCACAAAATTGGTGTAGAAGGTGCATGGACTCAAACCAAAGGTAGCGGCATAACTGTAGCCGTCATCGACACTGGTGTTACCCAAGTACGTGACTTAAAAGAAACCAAATTTGTTCAAGGTTACGATTTCGTCAACGATAGAGTAGAAGCCACAGATGACAACGGACACGGTACTCACGTCGCCGGTACAGTCGCCCAAGCTACCAACAATAAATATGGGGTAGCTGGAGTAGCTTACGAAGCCAGCCTCATGCCCTTAAAAGTCCTGAGTGCTTACGGTGGCGGAACCGTTGCTGATATTGCCGAAGCCATTAAATTTGCTGCTGACAAAGGCGCAGATGTCATTAATATGAGCTTGGGTGGCGGTGGTGAAAGCCAATTACTCAAAGATGCTATCAACTATGCCCATAACAAAGGCGTAGTCATTATTGCGGCTGCTGGTAATGAAAATGATAGTTCCGCCTCCTACCCCGCCCGTTATCCCCATGTGATTGGTGTTTCCGCCTTTGGCCCCGATGGCGAAAAAGCCCCCTATTCTAACTTTGGTGCTGGCGTTGATATTTCTGCCCCTGGTGGGAGTGACGCAGGTGCAATTCTGCAAGAAACCATCAACGAACAAGGCGAAGGCGTGTTCCTGGGACTCCAAGGAACAAGCATGGCTGCACCCCACGTTGCTGGTGTCGCTGCTTTAATTAAAGCTAGTGGCGTCAAAGAACCAGACGCAATTTTAGAAGTACTCAAACAATCGGCGCGGGTGATTCAAGACGATGGCTTAAACTACTACGGTGCTGGACAACTCAACGCCGAAGCCGCAGTTAAATTAGCCGCCCAAGGACAAATCAGCTTCCAAGATTTCTTCCGTTGGTTGCGAGATAACGGCTATCTCAACCCCCGTTTCTGGTTTGATGGCGGTGCTGTAGCACTATTGCCAAAAATATTAATGGTGGTTGGTTCCTATCTATTAGCTTGGTTTTTACGGGTCTACTTACCCTTCCCTTGGAGTTGGTCTTTATCCAGTGGCTTGATTTTTGGTAGTTCTGGTCTATTCTTCCTCAAAGGAATCTATATATTCGACCTACCCCAATGGCCATTCCGAGTTTTGGGTAGTTCCATTCCCGAATTAGGTAACACCTTACAGGGAAGCAGTGCTTTAAACCCCGTGTTTGCCAGTGTATTGATTCCGATTTTGTTAATAGCATTGCTATTAGGTCATCCCAGTTGGAAATGGTTTGCCATCGGTTCAACTTTAGGCGTAGCGGCTTGTTTAACAGTCAGTGCGGTTTTAGACCCAGTAGTTTGGGGACTAAATGATGTGAACTTAGCGCGTATATTCCTAATTATCAACGCCTTACTTTGTTATGCACTCGCTCGTTTAGCATTGAAAAACGAAGAGAAAACAGCATAG